In Sodalis ligni, a single genomic region encodes these proteins:
- the argF gene encoding ornithine carbamoyltransferase, with protein MREFYQRHFLRLLDFTPAELLELLALSATLKQEKRSGREKPRLAGKNIALIFEKDSTRTRCAFEAAAFDQGARVTYLGPSGSQIGNKESIKDTARVLGRMYHGIQYRGYGQEIVETLAAYAGVPVWNGLTTEFHPTQLLADLLTMQEHLPHKPFNQIKFAYVGDARNNMGNTMLEAAALTGLDLRLVAPSACWPENELVAQCRQLAEQQGGRITLTEDIGAGVEGVDFIYTDVWVSMGEPKSFWQERIALLRPYQVNMAMIKLTGNPQVKFLHCLPAFHDDQTTIGKEMAEQYGLAGGMEVTDEVFESAHSVVFDQAENRLHTIKAVMVATLSKE; from the coding sequence ATGAGAGAGTTTTATCAGCGTCATTTTCTCAGACTCCTGGATTTCACACCGGCAGAACTTCTTGAATTATTGGCGTTATCCGCCACCTTGAAACAGGAAAAACGCAGCGGGCGGGAAAAACCGCGTCTGGCGGGAAAAAATATTGCGCTTATCTTTGAAAAAGATTCAACCCGCACCCGCTGCGCTTTTGAAGCGGCCGCCTTTGATCAGGGCGCGCGCGTGACCTACCTCGGTCCCAGCGGCAGCCAAATCGGCAACAAGGAATCCATCAAGGACACCGCACGGGTACTGGGCCGGATGTATCACGGTATTCAGTATCGCGGTTACGGTCAGGAGATCGTCGAGACACTGGCGGCTTATGCCGGCGTGCCGGTGTGGAACGGCTTAACCACCGAATTCCACCCGACCCAGTTACTGGCCGATCTGCTGACCATGCAAGAACATCTCCCCCATAAGCCTTTTAACCAAATCAAATTCGCCTACGTGGGCGATGCCCGCAATAATATGGGCAACACCATGCTTGAGGCGGCGGCATTGACCGGGCTCGATCTACGGCTCGTAGCCCCAAGCGCCTGCTGGCCGGAAAATGAACTGGTGGCGCAATGCCGCCAGTTGGCGGAACAGCAGGGAGGGCGCATCACCCTGACCGAAGATATCGGCGCAGGCGTGGAAGGAGTGGATTTTATCTACACCGATGTATGGGTTTCCATGGGCGAGCCCAAATCCTTCTGGCAGGAACGTATTGCCTTGTTGCGCCCGTATCAGGTGAACATGGCGATGATCAAACTCACCGGCAACCCCCAGGTCAAATTCCTGCACTGCCTGCCCGCCTTCCACGACGATCAAACCACCATCGGCAAAGAGATGGCCGAACAATACGGCCTGGCGGGGGGCATGGAAGTCACCGACGAGGTATTTGAATCCGCCCACAGCGTGGTGTTCGATCAGGCGGAAAACCGGCTGCACACCATCAAGGCGGTGATGGTGGCAACGCTGTCGAAAGAGTAA
- a CDS encoding type II toxin-antitoxin system RelE/ParE family toxin: MVNVNITETALLCLTDIESFQSDLNGAQSAAELTESLLLDSVAALQEDPKRYRYNSILADFGLKVRERLDPKGYRLLYDENDEDVNILLILHTRQDLVRALYRLQILR, encoded by the coding sequence ATGGTCAATGTAAACATTACCGAAACGGCATTGTTATGCCTGACCGATATTGAATCCTTTCAAAGTGATTTAAACGGGGCTCAGTCTGCCGCTGAGTTAACCGAGTCACTGCTTTTAGATTCCGTTGCTGCTTTGCAGGAAGATCCCAAACGTTACCGCTATAATTCGATACTGGCTGATTTTGGATTAAAAGTTCGCGAACGGCTTGATCCTAAAGGATATAGACTCCTTTACGATGAAAATGACGAAGACGTTAATATTTTGCTCATACTTCATACCCGCCAGGATCTGGTACGAGCTCTTTATCGCTTACAGATTTTGCGCTGA
- a CDS encoding YhcH/YjgK/YiaL family protein, whose protein sequence is MISGNIHHLELVPYLPATLRDAIEYVKKHITADTPLGKYEIKGDQVFVMISNDSTDVFEQRRAEYHAKYLDIQIVLQGEEGMAFSNLPAGKPDTDWLADKDVAFVASGAQEKQFVMRAGDFVVYYPGEVHKPLCAVGAPAHVRKAVVKIEAALVR, encoded by the coding sequence ATGATCAGCGGTAATATTCACCATCTTGAGCTTGTTCCCTATCTGCCGGCAACGCTGCGGGACGCTATTGAGTATGTTAAAAAACACATTACGGCCGATACCCCGCTGGGTAAGTATGAGATCAAGGGGGATCAGGTATTTGTCATGATATCCAACGACAGTACCGATGTGTTTGAGCAGCGCCGCGCCGAATACCATGCCAAATATCTGGATATCCAGATTGTGCTGCAGGGCGAAGAGGGCATGGCCTTTAGCAACCTGCCGGCGGGCAAGCCCGATACCGATTGGCTGGCGGATAAGGATGTGGCGTTTGTGGCGTCCGGCGCGCAAGAAAAGCAGTTCGTGATGCGGGCGGGGGATTTTGTGGTCTATTACCCTGGTGAAGTGCATAAACCGCTGTGTGCCGTGGGTGCGCCGGCGCATGTGCGTAAAGCGGTGGTGAAGATTGAAGCGGCGCTGGTGCGGTAA
- a CDS encoding DNA polymerase III subunit chi, whose product MKNATFYLLDQDILQDGLTAVERLACELAANRWRGGKRVLVACEDEAQALKLDEALWQRDPESFVPHNLAGEGPRYGAPVEICWPGRRGNAPRELLISLLPHCADFASAFHEVIDFVPHEDHMKQLARDRYKAYRSVGFQLTTATPPTQ is encoded by the coding sequence ATGAAAAACGCGACCTTTTATCTTCTTGACCAGGACATACTTCAGGACGGCTTGACCGCCGTGGAGCGGCTGGCCTGCGAACTGGCGGCAAACCGCTGGCGCGGGGGTAAAAGAGTGCTGGTGGCCTGTGAGGACGAGGCGCAGGCATTAAAACTGGATGAAGCATTATGGCAGCGGGATCCGGAATCCTTTGTGCCGCACAATCTGGCGGGGGAAGGTCCCCGCTACGGCGCGCCGGTGGAAATATGCTGGCCCGGGCGCCGGGGCAACGCGCCGCGCGAGCTGTTGATCAGCCTGTTGCCGCACTGCGCCGATTTTGCCTCCGCTTTCCATGAAGTGATAGACTTCGTCCCCCATGAAGACCACATGAAACAGTTGGCGCGCGATCGCTATAAAGCCTATCGCAGCGTCGGCTTCCAATTGACCACGGCCACGCCGCCAACGCAGTGA
- a CDS encoding GNAT family N-acetyltransferase, translating to MSTATSVNILVRPIAPGDNQVIADVIRQVSAEFGLTADKGYTVSDPNLDNLYQLYSRPRSAYWIIEYEGRVAGGGGIAPLEGAAPETCELQKMYFLPSLRGRGVAYELAQRGLAFARGQGFTHCYLETTAALTRAIALYERLGFEHIDGPLGSTGHVDCEVRMLKRL from the coding sequence ATGTCCACAGCTACTTCAGTCAACATTTTGGTAAGGCCCATCGCGCCGGGTGATAATCAGGTCATCGCCGACGTGATCCGCCAGGTATCGGCCGAATTTGGCCTCACCGCGGACAAAGGCTATACGGTATCCGATCCTAATCTGGACAATTTGTATCAGCTCTACAGCCGTCCCCGCAGCGCCTATTGGATTATCGAATATGAAGGCCGGGTGGCCGGCGGCGGCGGTATCGCACCCTTGGAAGGCGCCGCGCCGGAAACATGTGAACTGCAAAAGATGTATTTTTTACCCAGCCTGCGCGGACGCGGAGTAGCTTATGAGCTGGCGCAGAGGGGATTGGCCTTCGCTCGCGGCCAAGGCTTCACCCATTGCTATCTGGAAACCACCGCCGCGCTGACCCGGGCGATAGCGCTGTATGAACGATTGGGATTTGAACATATCGACGGCCCGCTGGGCAGCACCGGACATGTGGATTGTGAAGTGAGAATGCTCAAGCGCCTGTGA
- the lptG gene encoding LPS export ABC transporter permease LptG, whose protein sequence is MFGVLDRYIGKTIFNTIMMTLFMLVSLSGIIKFVDQLRKTGQGDYSVVGAGLYTILSVPKDIEIFFPMAALLGALLGLGTLASRSELVVMQASGFTRMQIAASVMKTAIPLVLLTMAIGEWVAPQGEQMARNYRSQALYGGSMLSVQSGLWAKDGNNFIYIERVVSNDELSGVNIYNFDQHNRLQTLRYAADAKYADGVWHLSQVDESDLTDPQQISGHPQQISGRQMLSGVWKTNLTPDKLGVVALDPDALSITGLRDYVKYLKQSGQESNRYELNMWSKIFSPFSVAVMMLMALSFIFGPLRSVAMGVRVVTGISFGFLFYVLDQIFGPLSLVYSLPPLYGALLPSMAFLVISVALLLRKR, encoded by the coding sequence ATGTTTGGAGTACTGGACCGCTACATCGGTAAAACGATTTTCAACACCATCATGATGACTCTGTTTATGCTGGTCTCGCTCTCCGGCATCATCAAGTTCGTCGATCAGCTGCGTAAAACCGGCCAGGGCGACTATTCCGTCGTCGGCGCCGGTCTTTACACGATATTGAGCGTCCCCAAGGACATCGAGATATTTTTCCCCATGGCGGCGCTGCTCGGCGCGCTGCTCGGTCTGGGCACGCTGGCTAGCCGCAGTGAACTGGTGGTGATGCAGGCCTCGGGCTTCACCCGCATGCAAATCGCCGCCTCGGTGATGAAAACCGCCATTCCCCTGGTGCTGCTCACCATGGCCATCGGCGAATGGGTGGCGCCGCAGGGTGAACAAATGGCGAGAAATTACCGTTCCCAGGCCCTGTACGGCGGTTCGATGCTCTCGGTGCAAAGCGGTTTATGGGCCAAAGACGGCAACAATTTCATCTACATCGAGCGGGTGGTGAGCAACGACGAATTATCCGGAGTCAATATTTACAATTTCGACCAGCACAACCGCCTGCAGACTCTGCGCTATGCCGCCGATGCGAAATATGCCGACGGCGTCTGGCATCTCTCCCAGGTGGACGAGTCCGACTTGACGGATCCACAGCAGATCTCGGGCCACCCTCAGCAAATCTCGGGCCGGCAGATGCTTAGCGGCGTGTGGAAAACCAATCTGACCCCTGACAAGCTGGGAGTGGTGGCGCTGGATCCGGACGCCTTATCCATCACCGGCCTGCGTGATTATGTGAAGTACCTTAAGCAAAGCGGACAGGAGTCCAATCGCTATGAGCTGAATATGTGGAGTAAGATCTTCTCCCCCTTCTCGGTAGCGGTGATGATGCTGATGGCGCTGTCGTTTATTTTCGGCCCGCTGCGCAGCGTGGCGATGGGCGTGAGGGTAGTGACGGGAATAAGCTTCGGGTTCTTGTTCTATGTACTGGATCAGATCTTCGGACCGTTAAGCCTGGTATACAGTCTGCCGCCCCTGTACGGGGCATTGTTACCCAGTATGGCATTCCTGGTAATCAGCGTGGCGCTATTGCTTAGAAAACGTTAA
- the pyrB gene encoding aspartate carbamoyltransferase has protein sequence MANPLYQKHIVSINDLSREDLELVLNTAASLKSRPQPELLKHKVIASCFFEASTRTRLSFETAMHRLGACVVGFPDAGNTSLGKKGETLADTISVISTYVDAIVMRHPQEGAARLATEFSGGVPILNAGDGANQHPTQTLLDLFTIQETQGRLNNINIAMVGDLKYGRTVHSLTQALAKFEGNHFFFIAPEALAMPAYILHMLAEKNIRFSVHATIEDVVPQLDILYMTRVQKERLDPSEYANVKAQFVLRADDLVKARANLKVLHPLPRVDEIAHEVDATPYAYYFQQAGNGIFARQALLSLVLNNHHAE, from the coding sequence ATGGCCAATCCCCTTTACCAGAAGCACATCGTATCCATCAACGACCTAAGTCGCGAAGATCTGGAGCTGGTGTTGAACACCGCCGCCAGTCTGAAAAGCCGACCACAGCCGGAGCTGTTAAAGCATAAGGTCATCGCCAGCTGCTTTTTCGAAGCCTCCACCCGCACCCGCCTGTCGTTTGAAACCGCCATGCATCGCCTGGGGGCTTGCGTGGTGGGATTCCCAGACGCGGGCAACACCTCCCTCGGTAAAAAAGGCGAAACGCTGGCGGATACCATTTCGGTTATCAGCACCTACGTCGATGCCATTGTGATGCGCCACCCCCAGGAGGGAGCCGCCCGCCTGGCCACCGAGTTTTCCGGCGGCGTGCCGATCCTCAATGCCGGTGACGGCGCCAATCAGCATCCCACCCAGACCTTGCTGGATCTCTTTACCATCCAGGAAACCCAGGGACGGCTGAACAATATCAATATCGCCATGGTGGGGGATTTGAAATACGGCCGTACCGTACACTCCCTGACGCAGGCGCTGGCCAAGTTCGAAGGCAATCATTTCTTCTTTATCGCCCCGGAAGCCCTGGCGATGCCGGCCTATATACTTCATATGCTGGCGGAGAAAAACATCCGGTTCAGCGTGCACGCCACCATTGAAGACGTGGTGCCGCAGCTGGATATCCTCTATATGACGCGGGTACAAAAAGAACGGCTGGACCCGTCGGAATACGCCAATGTTAAAGCCCAGTTCGTTTTGCGCGCCGATGATTTGGTGAAAGCCCGCGCCAATCTGAAAGTATTGCACCCCCTGCCACGGGTGGATGAAATCGCCCATGAAGTGGACGCCACACCCTATGCCTACTATTTTCAACAGGCCGGTAACGGGATTTTCGCGCGCCAGGCATTGTTGTCCCTGGTATTGAACAACCATCATGCAGAATAA
- the pyrI gene encoding aspartate carbamoyltransferase regulatory subunit gives MTQDNKLQVEAISRGTVIDHIPAQVGFKLLTLFKLTATDQRITIGLNLPSNQLGKKDLIKIENVFLTEQQANQLAIYAPHATVNRIDNYEVVRKLTLSLPDRVDGVLTCPNSNCISRSEPVASGFTVKSRGNQVHLKCKYCEKEFEHQAVIQNS, from the coding sequence ATGACTCAGGACAATAAGTTACAGGTTGAGGCCATCAGCCGCGGCACGGTAATCGATCATATTCCGGCGCAGGTAGGCTTTAAGTTGTTAACCCTGTTCAAGCTGACGGCCACCGATCAGCGCATTACCATTGGGTTGAACCTGCCCTCCAATCAGTTGGGCAAAAAAGACCTGATCAAAATCGAAAACGTTTTCCTAACCGAGCAGCAGGCCAACCAACTGGCCATCTACGCCCCCCACGCCACGGTCAACCGCATCGATAATTACGAGGTGGTGCGCAAGCTGACCCTGTCGCTGCCGGATCGCGTGGACGGCGTGCTGACCTGCCCCAACAGCAACTGCATCAGCCGCAGCGAGCCGGTGGCGTCCGGCTTCACCGTCAAAAGCCGGGGCAATCAGGTACACCTGAAATGCAAATATTGCGAAAAAGAGTTCGAACACCAGGCAGTGATCCAGAATTCCTGA
- a CDS encoding valine--tRNA ligase, with product MEKTYNPHDIEQPLYEHWEKQGYFKPNNDPGKESFCIMIPPPNVTGSLHMGHAFQQTIMDIIVRYQRMQGKNTLWQVGTDHAGIATQMVVERKIAAEEGKNRHDYGREAFIEKIWRWKAESGGTITRQMRRLGASVDWDRERFTMDEGLSNAVKEVFVQLFKEDLIYRGKRLVNWDPKLRTAISDLEVENRESQSHIWHLRYPLADGATTAEGKDYLVVATTRPETMLGDTGVAVNPEDPRYRDLIGKYVLLPLVGRRIPIIGDEHADMTKGTGCVKITPAHDFNDYEVGKRHALPMINILTLDGNIREQAEVFSSLGEVSSAANEDIPAEFRGLERFAARRAIVAAFDALGLLDEIKPHALTAPYGDRSGVVIEPMLTDQWYVRTAPLAKVAIAAVEDGEIQFVPKQYENMYYSWMRDIQDWCISRQLWWGHRIPAWYDEAGKVYVGRNEDEVRRENNLDAEVKLRQDEDVLDTWFSSGLWTFSTLGWPEQTPDLKTFHPTSVLVSGFDIIFFWIARMVMLTMHFVKDENQRPQVPFKTVYMTGLIRDDEGQKMSKSKGNVIDPLDMVDGISLPDLVEKRTGNMMQPQLADKIRKRTEKQFPQGIEPHGTDALRFTLAALASTGRDINWDMKRLEGYRNFCNKLWNASRFVLMNTEGQDCGQNGGEMSLSLADRWILTAFNQTVKAYRDALDNYRFDLAANVLYDFTWNQFCDWYLELTKPVMNGGSDAELRGTRHTLVQVLESLLRLAHPIVPFITETIWQRVKTLKGIEADTLMLQPFPAFDAGLDDAQALADVEWIKQVIMAVRAVRTEMNISPGKPLDLLVRGATPLTRQRIDTNRSFIQTLARLQSLSLLDEGDKGPVSVVKLVEEGELLIPMAGLIDKAAELDRLANEVARLEGEIGRIEAKLSNKGFVARAPEAVVAKEREKLAGYVASKETLLEQRATIANL from the coding sequence ATGGAAAAGACATATAACCCGCACGATATTGAGCAGCCGCTTTACGAGCATTGGGAAAAACAGGGCTATTTCAAACCGAACAACGATCCGGGCAAAGAAAGCTTCTGTATCATGATCCCGCCGCCGAACGTGACCGGCAGCCTGCATATGGGCCATGCCTTTCAGCAGACCATTATGGATATCATCGTGCGCTACCAGCGCATGCAGGGCAAAAATACCCTGTGGCAGGTGGGCACCGACCATGCGGGTATCGCCACGCAAATGGTGGTGGAGCGCAAAATCGCGGCGGAAGAGGGCAAAAACCGTCACGATTACGGCCGTGAAGCCTTTATCGAGAAAATCTGGCGGTGGAAAGCGGAATCCGGCGGCACCATTACCCGCCAGATGCGTCGCCTCGGCGCATCGGTGGATTGGGATCGCGAGCGCTTTACCATGGACGAAGGGCTGTCCAACGCGGTGAAGGAAGTGTTCGTCCAGCTGTTCAAAGAGGATTTGATTTACCGCGGCAAGCGGCTGGTGAACTGGGATCCGAAGCTGCGCACCGCCATTTCCGATCTGGAAGTGGAAAACCGCGAGTCCCAGTCCCACATCTGGCATCTGCGCTATCCTCTGGCGGACGGCGCCACAACCGCCGAAGGCAAGGATTACCTGGTAGTGGCCACCACGCGTCCGGAAACCATGCTGGGCGATACCGGCGTGGCGGTGAATCCGGAGGATCCCCGTTACCGGGATCTCATCGGCAAATATGTTCTGTTGCCCCTGGTGGGCCGCCGTATTCCCATCATCGGCGACGAACACGCGGACATGACCAAAGGCACCGGCTGCGTGAAGATTACCCCGGCCCATGATTTTAATGACTATGAGGTGGGCAAGCGCCACGCCCTGCCCATGATCAATATCCTGACCCTGGACGGCAATATACGTGAACAGGCGGAAGTATTCAGTTCCCTGGGAGAAGTGAGTTCGGCTGCCAATGAAGACATCCCCGCCGAGTTTCGCGGCCTGGAGCGTTTTGCCGCCCGCCGGGCGATAGTGGCCGCTTTCGACGCCCTGGGACTGCTTGATGAAATCAAGCCCCATGCCCTGACGGCGCCCTATGGCGATCGCAGCGGCGTGGTCATTGAGCCCATGCTCACCGATCAGTGGTACGTACGGACCGCGCCGTTGGCTAAAGTGGCCATTGCGGCGGTGGAGGACGGCGAGATCCAGTTCGTGCCGAAGCAGTATGAGAATATGTATTACAGCTGGATGCGCGATATCCAGGACTGGTGTATTTCCCGGCAGCTATGGTGGGGACACCGGATCCCCGCTTGGTATGACGAAGCCGGCAAGGTCTATGTGGGCCGCAATGAAGACGAAGTCCGCCGGGAAAACAATCTTGATGCAGAGGTGAAGCTTCGCCAGGACGAAGACGTGCTGGATACCTGGTTCTCCTCGGGCCTGTGGACCTTCTCCACCCTGGGCTGGCCGGAACAGACCCCCGATTTGAAGACCTTCCATCCCACCAGCGTGCTGGTAAGCGGCTTTGATATCATCTTCTTCTGGATTGCCCGCATGGTCATGCTCACCATGCACTTTGTCAAAGATGAAAACCAGCGTCCGCAGGTGCCGTTTAAAACCGTCTATATGACCGGACTTATCCGCGACGATGAAGGGCAGAAGATGTCCAAATCAAAGGGCAACGTTATCGACCCGCTGGATATGGTGGACGGGATTTCCCTGCCGGATCTGGTGGAAAAACGCACCGGCAATATGATGCAGCCCCAATTGGCGGATAAAATCCGCAAACGCACCGAAAAGCAGTTCCCGCAGGGGATTGAGCCGCACGGCACCGATGCCCTGCGTTTCACCCTGGCGGCGCTGGCCTCCACCGGCCGCGATATCAACTGGGATATGAAACGCCTGGAAGGATACCGCAACTTCTGCAACAAGCTGTGGAACGCCAGCCGCTTCGTGCTGATGAACACCGAAGGGCAGGATTGCGGCCAGAACGGGGGCGAGATGAGCCTGTCACTGGCGGATCGTTGGATCCTGACCGCCTTTAACCAGACGGTGAAAGCCTATCGCGACGCGTTGGATAATTACCGCTTCGACCTGGCGGCCAACGTGCTGTACGACTTCACCTGGAACCAGTTCTGCGACTGGTATCTGGAGCTCACCAAACCGGTCATGAACGGCGGCAGCGACGCCGAGCTGCGCGGGACACGCCATACGCTGGTGCAGGTGCTGGAGAGTTTACTGCGCCTGGCCCATCCCATCGTGCCGTTTATCACCGAAACCATTTGGCAGCGGGTGAAGACGCTGAAAGGCATTGAAGCCGATACGCTGATGCTGCAGCCCTTCCCCGCCTTTGATGCCGGCCTGGACGACGCACAGGCCCTGGCAGACGTGGAGTGGATCAAGCAGGTCATCATGGCGGTGCGGGCTGTCCGCACGGAAATGAATATCTCCCCCGGTAAGCCGCTGGATCTGCTGGTGCGCGGCGCCACGCCTCTAACCCGGCAGCGCATCGACACCAATCGGAGTTTTATCCAGACCCTGGCGCGTTTGCAAAGCCTGAGCCTGCTGGATGAGGGCGACAAAGGCCCGGTTTCGGTGGTGAAGCTGGTGGAAGAAGGCGAACTGCTGATTCCCATGGCCGGTCTTATCGATAAAGCGGCGGAACTGGATCGGCTGGCCAATGAAGTCGCCAGGCTCGAGGGAGAAATCGGCCGTATCGAGGCCAAGCTTTCCAACAAGGGATTCGTCGCCCGGGCGCCGGAAGCGGTAGTGGCCAAGGAGCGGGAAAAGCTGGCGGGTTATGTCGCTTCAAAAGAGACGCTGCTGGAACAGCGGGCAACCATCGCCAATCTTTGA
- the pepA gene encoding leucyl aminopeptidase, with protein MEFSVKSGSPEKQRSACIVVGVFEPRRLSPIAEQLDKISDGYISALLRRGELEGKVGQTLLLHHVPNVLSERILLIGCGKERELDERQYKQVIQKTINTLNDTGSMEAVCFLTELHVKGRNTYWKVRQAVETSKESLYTFDQLKSNRIEPRRPLRKMVFNVPTRRELTGGERAIQHGLAIAAGIKAAKDLGNMPPNICNPAYLASQARQLADRFGKTTTTRVIGEQQMKELGMNAYLAVGQGSQNESLMSVIEYKGSPDPEAKPIVLVGKGLTFDAGGISIKPADSMDEMKYDMCGAATVYGVMRMALELELPLNIVGVLAGCENMVDGRAFRPGDVLTTLSGQTVEVLNTDAEGRLVLCDALTYVERFDPEVVIDVATLTGACVIALGHHLTGLMSNHNPLAHELIAAAEQSGDRAWRLPLGDEYQEQLESNFADMANIGGRPGGAITAGCFLARFARKYSWAHLDIAGTAWRSGKTKGATGRPVALLAQFLLNRAGLNGDE; from the coding sequence ATGGAGTTCAGTGTAAAAAGCGGTAGCCCGGAAAAACAACGCAGTGCCTGTATAGTTGTCGGCGTATTCGAACCGCGCCGCCTGTCTCCCATCGCTGAACAGCTCGACAAGATCAGCGACGGCTATATCAGCGCCCTGCTGCGCCGCGGCGAACTGGAAGGTAAAGTGGGGCAGACGCTGCTGCTGCACCATGTTCCCAACGTGCTGTCCGAACGTATTCTGCTTATTGGCTGCGGCAAGGAACGCGAGCTGGATGAACGCCAATATAAACAGGTAATCCAGAAAACCATCAATACGCTGAATGACACCGGCTCTATGGAGGCTGTCTGCTTCCTGACCGAATTGCATGTCAAAGGGCGCAATACCTACTGGAAAGTCCGCCAGGCGGTGGAAACCTCCAAAGAATCCCTTTATACCTTTGATCAGCTTAAAAGCAACCGCATCGAACCGCGCCGGCCGCTGCGTAAAATGGTGTTCAATGTTCCCACCCGCCGTGAACTCACCGGCGGGGAACGCGCCATCCAGCACGGCCTGGCCATTGCCGCCGGCATCAAGGCCGCCAAAGATCTGGGGAATATGCCCCCCAATATCTGCAACCCGGCTTATCTGGCTTCCCAAGCTCGCCAATTGGCGGATCGGTTCGGCAAAACCACCACCACCCGGGTTATCGGCGAGCAGCAGATGAAAGAACTGGGCATGAACGCCTATCTGGCGGTGGGCCAGGGTTCGCAAAATGAATCGCTGATGTCGGTGATAGAGTATAAAGGCAGTCCTGATCCGGAAGCCAAGCCGATCGTGCTGGTGGGCAAGGGCCTGACCTTCGACGCCGGCGGCATCTCCATCAAGCCCGCCGACAGCATGGACGAGATGAAGTACGACATGTGCGGCGCCGCCACGGTGTACGGCGTGATGCGCATGGCGCTGGAGCTGGAGCTGCCGCTGAATATCGTCGGCGTGCTGGCGGGATGCGAGAATATGGTGGACGGCCGCGCCTTCCGCCCCGGGGACGTGTTGACCACTCTGTCGGGACAAACGGTGGAAGTGTTGAATACCGATGCCGAAGGGCGGCTGGTGCTGTGCGACGCGCTGACCTATGTTGAACGTTTCGATCCGGAAGTGGTTATCGACGTGGCTACCCTCACCGGGGCCTGCGTGATTGCCCTCGGGCATCATCTCACCGGCCTGATGTCGAACCACAATCCCCTGGCCCATGAGCTAATCGCCGCCGCCGAACAGTCCGGCGATCGCGCCTGGCGCCTGCCGCTGGGGGATGAGTACCAGGAACAATTGGAATCGAATTTTGCCGATATGGCCAATATCGGCGGCCGTCCGGGGGGCGCCATTACCGCCGGCTGCTTCCTGGCGCGGTTCGCCCGTAAATACAGCTGGGCCCACCTGGATATCGCCGGCACCGCCTGGCGCTCCGGCAAGACCAAGGGAGCCACCGGCAGGCCGGTGGCGCTGCTGGCGCAATTTCTGCTTAATCGCGCCGGTCTGAACGGTGACGAATAA
- a CDS encoding RidA family protein, giving the protein MSRIISTENAPAAIGPYVQAVDLGNLVFTSGQIPICPKTGQVAEDIADQTRQSLSNVKAIVEAAGLQVADIIKTTVFVKDLNDFSKVNAAYEAFFKENSAPFPARSCVEVARLPKDVQIEIEAIACRR; this is encoded by the coding sequence ATGTCCCGCATTATCAGTACCGAAAACGCGCCGGCCGCCATCGGCCCTTACGTCCAGGCGGTGGATCTGGGCAATCTGGTCTTCACCTCCGGCCAGATTCCCATCTGTCCGAAAACCGGTCAGGTGGCGGAGGATATCGCCGATCAGACCCGTCAATCCCTGTCCAATGTCAAAGCCATCGTGGAAGCGGCCGGTTTACAGGTGGCGGATATCATCAAAACCACGGTGTTCGTCAAAGATCTCAATGATTTCTCCAAGGTAAACGCCGCCTATGAAGCCTTTTTCAAGGAAAACAGCGCACCGTTCCCCGCCCGCTCCTGCGTTGAAGTGGCGCGGCTGCCGAAAGATGTGCAAATAGAAATCGAAGCGATCGCCTGTCGTCGCTGA
- the rraB gene encoding ribonuclease E inhibitor RraB produces MAHQFLEEQRDETRLIIEELLEDGSDPEALYTIEHHFSAENFDMLEKAAVEAFKLGYEVTDAEELEVEDGSVLMCCDAISEVALNAEVIDAQVEQLFALAERHGVNYDGWGTYFEDGEDDEGEEEDGGDVVPPIHNHLIDRDDNGTRH; encoded by the coding sequence ATGGCACATCAATTTCTGGAAGAGCAGCGCGATGAAACGCGTTTAATAATCGAAGAGTTGCTGGAAGACGGCAGCGATCCGGAGGCGCTTTACACCATCGAACATCACTTTTCCGCTGAAAATTTCGATATGTTGGAAAAAGCCGCGGTCGAAGCGTTTAAACTGGGCTATGAAGTTACCGATGCCGAGGAACTGGAAGTGGAAGACGGTTCCGTGTTGATGTGTTGCGACGCCATCAGCGAAGTGGCGCTCAATGCGGAAGTGATCGATGCCCAGGTCGAGCAGCTGTTTGCGCTGGCGGAACGGCATGGCGTCAATTATGACGGCTGGGGCACCTATTTTGAGGACGGCGAAGACGACGAAGGCGAAGAGGAAGACGGTGGCGATGTGGTGCCGCCCATTCACAATCACCTCATCGATCGGGATGATAACGGCACCCGTCATTGA